The sequence below is a genomic window from Paenibacillus sp. DCT19.
ATATGCACCTTCTGAGCTACAAGCAAGTCGACATGACGGTAAAGCCCTGAGCCTGAATACCAGCGTGCATTTGGTTGTGCGCCGTTATTGACAGTAATTATAAGATTATTAGGTATGCCCGGCTTCAAATAAGGCGTAAGATCGGCGTGAAACGGAGAATAGCCATAATGATGTTTCGTAACCACATGCCCGTTTAATTTCACCGTCGCGTTCATGTAAACACCGTCAAATTCAACCATAACCCTTTTATCAGCATATTCTTCGGGAATATCAAGAATCTTTGTGTAAGTTCCAATTCCCCCATCGTAATAACCCGTTAATGAACCTCCCGGCGCCTCTGGCTTTGTATCTATCTCAATCATGAAATCATGCGGTAAATTCAATAATCTTCCTGTCTGGGCGGAGCCAGGTACTATCGATGGGATACCATGGCTAAACTCCCAAGCCCGGTCAATATTTTCTCTAATCATTTTCTCCCCCCTATAGTTCTGTAATTGTTACCTGTGATGAGAACACTTTACGTTCGACAATAAGTTTCTCGCCTATAATTGCAAATACACCTTTTAAACGGATATCTTGGGAGGACGCACCTATATACATTTCCATCTTACCTGGCTCAACAATCTGATCCATATTTAAATCATGAAATGCCAGCTGTTTCATACTTACCTTAAATTGAACTATTTTTGTTTCATTAACATCCAGGGTAACCCGTGCAAATCCAACCAACTGCTTCACAGGTCTTGCAACACTGCTCACTTGATCCCTAATATAAACTTGGACTACTTCTTCACCTGCAACTTGTCCGGTGTTTTTTAACTTAAATGCGATGCTGAGGTCACCGTCTGCCTGAACCGCGGCATTCTGTACCAATTCGCTGTATTCAAATTGGGTATAGCTTAATCCATGTCCGAATGGGTAGAGCGGGATGTTTTGGTTAGTTTTGATATATTCAGCATATTCATTAATGTCAACATAGAGTGGTAGTCTACTGCTATACATAGGAATCTGGCCAGATTCTTTTACTATGGTTACTGGCAATTTTCCACTAGGATTGATCTTGCCTGTAAGGATATTTACAATAGCTTTTGCCCCAAACTGAGCCGGAAGCCATGAATAAAGGACCGCTTTACTCTGTTGGCTCACATAAGTTGTAGATAGCGGTCGCCCATCAACCACAATAGAAATAACAGGTTTATTCAGCTTAAATACTTCTTCCATCAAGTCTAATTGGGGCTTCTCAAGACCTATATTGATGTTATCTTTGTTTTCACCACAGGTAGCTTCAGGATCGATCATGCTTTCTTTGCCGCCTAACACTGCGATGACAATATCCGCCTGTTGGACAGCAGCCTTTACTGTTTCTATTCCCCCATCTATTGCTTTGAATATATCGCAACCTTTGGCGTGTAACACACAATCTTTCCCGAACTCTTCTTCCAGAACATCCTTCACAGATTTACAATCTGGATAAAACATTTGAACAAACTCTTCATTCGTTCTATAGACTCTGTTCGAGGAATCATCAGAATTCAAATTCTGTCTGATCATATTTAAAATAATGGATTTCTGTTCAGGAGTAGGTTTTTCATCAAACTCGATACCCATCGATTTTAATGATTCTTTATTATCCGTAATGGTTCCGGTGTATAGCATTCTCAGAAAGCTATCTTCTTCAGATTTATCAAAATCACTGCTTTTTGTGCTAGCCGATCCAACGGATGAATAGCCTCCAAAGAAGTTTGTTTTGGTATCCGAGTTTGGACCAATCAGAGCAATTTTCAGCTTCTTGTTGAGTGGCAGGATACCATCCTCATTTTTTACTAATACCATAGATTTTTCTGCAATTTCCAATGATAATTCTTCATTCTCAACCTTTTTAATTTCATAAAAGAAGTCGCCGGCTTCATAAGGATTTTCGAATAGTCCCAATGTGAATTTCGTTTCAAGAATTCTTCTTAATGAAACATCAATATGCGCTTCTTCAAGTTCACCTGACTCAACTGCTTCTACCAAGTGCTGATAACATTGATTTCCAGGTTGCTCCACATCCATTCCAGCTTTGAATGCTAGTATACCTGCCCCCTTCGCATCTTCAGCCACTCTATACCGTAAAAAAGCATGAGTAATGCTACCGTAGTCTGCTACGACCAATCCCTGAAAACCCAGCTTGTTTCTTAGAACATCAGTGAGTAGCCATTTGGAAGTAGACACAGCCTGGTCATTAAGCATGCCGTAACTGTTCATTACCGCTTTTATTTTTGCTTCATGAATGGCAGCTTCAAAGGGGAAACAATAACTATCTAGCAATCTTCGCTCAGATATTTGCTGTTCGCCACCTCCTCTTCCACCTTCTGCATTTCCATAACCAACAAAATGCTTCGCTGTAGCCATAATTTCATGATCACCCTGTATTCCTTTGACAAAAGCTACACCCATTTGAGCAACTAAATAGGGATCTTCACCATAGGTTTCACCAACTCGTCCAAATCTCGGATCTCTGGCCAAGTCAAATAGTGGGGAATGCACTGCTCTAAACCCAAAAGAGATGAGTTGTTTTTTGACGACTTCGCCCATTTTTTGTGCTAAAGTCGGTTCCCAAGTCGAAGCAAGGTTAAGTGACTGGGGGAATGTAGTTGCGCTAGGGATCTGCGCACCAGCTATGCCTTCACTATGGAACAATCCAGGAATGCCTAATCTGGTTTCCTCGACAAGATATTTTTGTATCCCATTTATAGTCTCTCTATCTTTCTTCAGGTCACCTGTAAAAGAATCATTCAGATAACTTACGGTACCAATCCCATCCTTCAATTTATGCATTCTGCTATCATAAACAGATTCTCCTCCATAAGAATTTGCACAATATAACTGAGCTACTTTCTCCTTTAAAGTCATTCGTTTAATCAGATCCTCAGTTCTCTCATGAATAGACTTGCTGGCATCTTTATAGATCATGTCTTACCTCCAAGTATTATTGATTTCAAAAAGAAATCCAGTCTAGTTTAAGTTTACGTTGACCGTGAAGCGGCTCTACTCTTAAAACTACTTTGCGTTCTTCATGTGCCGACTTTAGGAGTGATGAAATACGGATCATTAAAAGCATTTATTCAGATAGGCTGTAAAAACTCAAACAATGCTTCCTTCACATCAAATGAACTCGATCCGATATATACCTTGAATTCGCCAGGTTCAGCTCCATGCTTCAAATCCAAATTCCAGTACGCCAGATCTTCAATTGTGATACTGAAGCTGATGTCTTTCGATTCACCTGGTTCTAACTTTACTTTTTTAAATCCTTTAAGCTCCTTTACAGGGCGGACAACACTTCCATAAATATCCTGAATGTACATTTGGACGGTTTCTTCTCCCGCTAGCCCTCCAGTATTGGTAACCGTTACACTGGCAAATATCTTTCCCGAATCCGTCATCAGGGGTTGAGATAATCGAATATCCGAGATCTCAAAAGTCGTATAGCTTAGGCCGTAACCGAACGGGTATAGCGGATTATTAGAGCCATCGATATATCTGGAAAAGAACTTTTCCTCTTTATTACTTTCCGTTACGGGTCTCCCTGTTTTAAAGTGATTGTAGTATACCGGTAGTTGTCCGATATGTACGGGGAAACTCATTGTCAGTTTTCCGGATGGATTATATTCACCGAAGAGCACATCTGTGATGGCATGTCCAGCTTGCGACCCCAAGAACCATGTTTCTAATATGGCATCAACATGTGACTCAAACCAATCGAGGACCAGAGGCCGTCCATTCGTCAGGACCAATACAGTTGGCTTGCCCACACGAACGATAGTCTCCGCAAGCTCCTGCTGAACCTTCGGCAGTGTAATGTCCATACGGGACGCAGCTTCGCCAGACATTTCGCTGCTCTCTCCGAGTGCCAGAATAACAATATCCGCTTGTTTTGCCGCTGTAACAGCTCGCTCTACTCCCCCGTCCAATGATTCTTCAACCTTACAACCTGCTTCCATCAGAATGTGGGTGTTCGGAACTCCCTTCTCTTCCAGAGCTTCTCTTAATGTAACGGTCTCCTTCGAATACCGGGACCACTGCCAGGGGCCAAGCATATCCTTGCTATCACCGAATGGACCGATCACCGCAATTTTTTTTGCTTTGTCTTCAATGGGAAGAACACCGTTATTCTTTAATAGAACAATGGACTTCTGAGCCAACTTCCGGCTTGCTTCCAGATGTGCCGGATGAAAATGATATTCTTTTTCTTTCTCGGGACGAATATAACGGTATGGATCGTCCATAATACCGATCTTATATTTAAATGTAAGAATTCGACGTACTGCTTCATTTATTTGTTCAATGTTTACGATTCTTTGCTCAATTAATTCGTTTAGATGATCATATGAACGAGTTACCATTTCGATATCCATCGTAGCATCCAGTGCTTTTTTTGCTGCTTCTTTACTGTCTTTCGCATTTCCATGAGCGACAATTTCATCAATGGAGCCGTAATCGGAGATCAATATTCCGTTAAATCCCAACTCTTTTCGAAGGAGTTCATCAAGAATATATTGGTTACCCGCAACCGGAACTCCCTGATAGGTGTTAAAGGAATTCATAACCGACCCTGCACCAGCATTAATGCCTGCTTGAAATGGTGGCAGATATACATTCCGTAGTGTTCCTTCAGATATATCTACTGTGTTGTAGTCCCGACCGGCTTCAGCAGCACCGTATGCAACAAAATGCTTCAAGCAAGCTATAATTGTCTCTGAATCGAACAGGCTATTCCCTTGAAGACCTTCCACTTGAGCTTTTGCGATTAAACTTCCCAAATAAGGATCTTCTCCTGCCCCCTCAACAACACGTCCCCAGCGTGGGTCTCTTGTAATATCGACCATCGGCCCGTGGTTATAGGTTATTCCTGTAGCACTTGCTTCCTTTGCGGCAATCACACTGGCTTCTCGGATCGCTGTCATGTCCCAACTACATGACCAGGCGAGTGGTACCGGAAATATAGTCTGAAATCCGTGAATTACATCAAAGTTAAATAACAGTGGGATACCATGCGGAGATTGTTCTACCGCAATTTTCTGTAATTCGAACACACGATTGCTGTTAACAGCCGACAATACTGAGCCTGCTCTTCCTTCGGAAACAAGCTTTTCTGGCGACTCAGAATCAATATCAGATCCCAGAGAAAGATTGGTAGACATGCACTGGCTCATTTGACCAATCTTATCAGTAACGGACATCTTCTTTAGTAACGTGTCAACCTCATGACGGATCTCATTATCACTCCGTTGTTTTACATTTTGTTTCCTGTAATTAGAGAGTTTAGAAATGAGCAAATCTTCAAGGGATGGTCCAGTTCCTTCTGCCCCTATAACAAAGAACTCTTCCTGATAGGGAATCTTGATTCTTCCTTGGAACTCCTTGCCCTCAAAAGTTAAATCAAATTCAAAACCCTCTCCTGGTACAAATTGAGACGTACCCCTTGCCTGCAATAGGTTACCATCGATTTTCACATTATTAATATCAACTGGAAATGGAAAGGGCTCAAGAATAACAGATAAGGTGAAATTCTCCTCTTTTCCAATAATGAACTGCATTTTTATGGTCGTATGAACGGTCTCATATAAGAAATGCCAAGTGCCAATCATAGTGTTCAACTCACTTTCAATAAAATACAATCGTAAGATCCTCGCCCTTTTTCTGAAGGAGGTAGCATAGTTTTATAGAAGGAAGCTTAAATTATTTGTTAGAAAGAGCGCAGTACACATACTGCGCTCTCGTAGACTGAATTATCATCAGTAAAAAAATTCATTTCGTTGGAAAGAAGATATTTCTACTTCTTCTTCGCGAGAAAAGCATCAACTTGTGTCTGTGCCTCTTCTTTGACCTTTTCCAGACCAGCACTACTTAAGTTTTTATTCAGTTCATCAAATGCTTTGTCTACATCCTTAACTGCACCGATGTAAATCGGGTTGGCATACTGTGTGGATGCATTGGCCAAGTTTGCAATCTGTGTTTTCACGTTCTCAGTGTTGAAGTTAAATCCATTAAGTGCAAAGTCTGAGGTATTGTATTCGCCCTGTTTCTCCCAGAAGTCAATATAAGTCTTCGGCCAAGTGCTCATTGGCTTAAACAAAGCTTTATTTACGAACCAGAATCCTGCGGAATCAGGAGGATAGGTATTTGTTTCAGCTGTCACCCCTTCCGGCAAACCGACTTTTTCATCCTTGACCACATAGTTCTTACCTTCTATCCCGAAATAAGTTAAATAAACATATGATGGATCTTCCATAATAAGGTCAAATGCTTGCATTACACGTTCTGGATTTTTGGAATTTGCCGCAATTGATATCCCAGCCCCAATGTGATTGCCCATCGGAACTTTACCGTTTGGCATCAATGACGGGATAATGTAAGTTTCAATTCCTTTTGCTTCAGCAGCTTCAATAGTCGCTGCAATATCAATACTGTTGCCAAACGCTACCGCAGATTTTCCTTCAACAAAATTATCTTTGGAGCGAATTTTATTGGCATAAGGATTTTTGTTGACGTATCCTTTGTCATACCAGTCCTTCATGATATTAGCCGCATATTTCTGGGCACTTAAGTAAGGCTCTTCAACCATGCTATAAATTTTTCCGGACGGATCTGTGAAATCAAAAGCCGCTCCCTGAGACAAAGGTCCACCGCCAAGTGAGCCGCCCGTAAAGCCCACTTTCTCACGCATCAGATGTTGATACGGTGTTGGCAGGTCAACCTGTGAGTCCAAGTTTAGGCCAACCATATCTGGATGATTTTTCTTCACAGCTTCCAGATAAGGACCAATCTCAGAGAGACTCTTTACATCGGTAAGGCCGGCTTCCGCCATAATATCTTTACGAAGTACAGATACGAAGACATTACTATCAGGGGTTGTCTTCGGAATCATAAAGATTTTATCCTTAATCTTGGCTTCATCCCAAGCAGCAGGATCCATTGCTGCCGATTTTTTCGGCATATTTTTGGCTATATCCTCTGGTTTCAGCTCATAAAAGGCTCCTTTATTCGCTTGTTCAACATAATAATTCCAGTCTGCTGAGAAGATAAAGTCCAAATCTTCGCCCGTAGCCAACAACAATGGGTACTTAGATTGCACATCTCCCCAATTGATATAATTCAACTCAATCGTAGCATTGATGTCATTTTTAAGTTTCTTATTCAATGTCTCAAGTACCTCAGGCATACCTTTAGGCGCCTCACCAAGTAGATAGCCTTTTAGAACAACTTCACTTTGCCCTGTTGAATCTTCATTGCCAGTAGTGCTTGTATTGCCTTCATTACCTTTTGAACAGGCAGACAATAGCAATGTGAACGATAGCATCATAGCAAGAATGACCTTTATATTTCTCTTAGAATTCTTCATTTTTCTTCCCCCTTATTTAATTTTTTTATATAAATCCCAATGAATTAAATAGGATTCATATCAAGTCTAGGATTCTGATAACATTTAACCTTTAACAGCACCAATGGTGATCCCTTTAACAAAATACTGTTGAAGAAATGGAAACAGGATTACAACCGGACCTGTAGCTATAACGGTCATAGCAAGCTTGAATGTTTCCTTCGGCATTTCAAGAGAGGATACATGCTGAGCTAGGGCAGCTGACATATTCATTGAAGACAACATTTTATAAAGCATGTACTGTAGGGGCACATACTCCTGTTTGTCAGTGAACATCATAGGTGTCCACCAGTCGTTCCAGTAGGCTAAAATAGTGAACAGCCCAATTGAAGCAAGTGCTGGTTTGCAGAGGGGCAGAACCATTTGCCAAAAAATTCGAAAGTCTCCTGCTCCATCAATTTTTGCCGATTCCACCAGCGGCTCAGGCACCGAACCTTTAATGAAGCTTCGGAGGATCAAAACGTACATCACGTTGAACATAGGAAGCAGTATCAAAACTGCAAGCGTGTTCTTCAGATGCAAGTAACTAGTAACCCAGATGAAAAAGGGAGCTAAGCCACCACTGAATAATGTGGTGAAGAACAGGAAAAACGCCAGTTTGTTCCGATACTTCACCTCTTTGCGGTACATCACATAGGCTGCCATCGTGGAGATTAGCAGTGACAGAACGGTTCCAACCACTGCGACAATTATCGACACCCGATAAGCAGAGAGAAGTTCAGCAGGATTGCGAAAAATAAAGGCGTATGCATCCAATGAAAAGCCTCGAGGAATAAAGGAATAGCCCTTTGCTAAAACCTGTCCTTCATCTGAAATGGAACCTGAGATAAGAACGATAAATGGAAGCAAACACAAAATGGCGACAATTGCTACTACAGTGTAAGAAAAGGCTTGAAAAATCGGAGCTGAATTTAGTTTATTTTTATTCACAATATTTCCTCCTTTCTAAGTTTTAGTTAGAACAGTGCGTTCTCTTTGTCATAACGACGTACGAGATAATTAGCAATCAGGATAATGATTAAAGTGAGTACGGACTGATAAAGACCCACTGATGAAGCCATACCAAAGTCTTGTGTGCCCATAAGAGAACGGAAAACTAATGTATCAATAATATCTGTAGCATTCATAAGTGCCCCGTTGTTGCCGATTAGCTGGTAGAACATATCGAATTCACCGCGCATGACTCGTCCAAGTCCAAGTAATATCAGTACCACCGCTGTAGGTTTTAACAAAGGGAGCGTTATTTTCATAATTTTTTGGAAACGACTTGCCCCATCAATTGTTGCTGCTTCATAGATCTCCTGATCAATCCCGACAATCGCTGCCAAGTATAAAACACTTCCAAACCCAACCCACTTCCACACATAAAGTAAAGGAAGCAATAGGTACCAGTAGCTTTCAGTTGAATAGATATCCATAGCTTCCAGACCGAGATTTCTCAGGAATACGTTGGCTATACCAAACTCATAGTTGAAAAAGTTATAAACGAACGCTGACACGGTAACCCAGGATATAAAGTAAGGCAGAAACATTAATGTCTGAGCAGTTTTTTTGAAAAATTTGTTATACGTCTCTGATAGCAGTACCGCAACCAATATCGAGAATAGCGTATATAATCCTAAGAACACTACGTTGTACAAGATCGTGTTTCTTGTGACGATCCATGCCTTACCTGACTGAAAGAAGTACTCGAAGTTCTCGAGCCCATTCCAGGGACTCATGAAAATTCCATCCCTGTAGTTGAATTCTTTAAAAGCCATTACAATACCGGTCATCGGTATATAGGAAAAGATGATAAAAAAAACAGCAATCGGTACAAACATTAAATACAAAACCCAGTTTTTCTTTATCTCCTGTAGTGGTGACAGCCCTTTTATTTTTTTTGGTTTCGTCACTACAGATCGCTCTAACTTGACGTTCATATGCAACCTCCTTCTGAATGCCTCTCTCCTTTCACATTGTAATGGAACGGTGATTCTCATCCTACGAGGGAAAGCTCTGATCTTCTTTAATATTCTTTGTTAACGCTTACTTTTTTGGTATACATATTTGTACAGAGGTTCCCTCGCCCAATTGGCTTTTGTATAACAATCCGTACTGAGATCCATAATTTAGCTTAATACGCTCCTGAATGTTCCATATGCCAAATCCCCCGTACCTTTGCTAACAGAGCTGTTTAGAATATTTTCTAACACCTCTTCGTCTATACCGACACCATTATCGTTAACTTCCACAAGCAAATTTCCTTCCTCTGTTCTTGCGGAAACAAGTATTTCACCTTTTTCAGAATCGGTTTCCAAAATTCCATGCAAAATTGCATTCTCAATCAGAGGCTGAAGCATAATTTTGGGTACTTCACAATGTAACAGCTCTGGTGAAACGTTAATGGTCAATGTAATCGCATTATTAAATCGCATATTCTGAATCGATACATAGGATTCCACATGCTTGAGTTCACTCTCCAAAGTGACACTTTCTCTACCATTAGATAAGCTCAACCTATAGAACAAGGCTAATCGATCCACTACTTTGGAGATTTCCTCATTTCCGGAGCTGATCGCCATAGCATTGATCAGTTCCAGGGTATTGTATAGAAAATGAGGATTAATTTGTGCCTGTAGCGCTTTTAGCTCCTTATTTTTCACTTCACGCCCAAGCGTATAGGTCTCCTCAAGTAATCGTGATACATTATCCACCATCACATTAAAATTACTAATTAGCTCACCAATTTCATCCTGATTGACCGGAAGTGGATTCATGCCAAAATCGCCATTCTTGACCTTACGCACATGTCTCGTAAGTTTGCGTAAACGTTTAGTTGCAGAACCCGCAACGACGAATGATAGAACCAATGTGAGAGGAATGATCAGCAAAAATATAAAGATTAACCGATCACGCATAGCATTGCTTGATTTCAAAATATCCGTATAAGGTACAATCATCGCTACACGCATATCCGTTTGAGGTATCTCCTGAAGACCTAACAGAATCCGCTGTCCATTAAACTCCAGATTATCTTCCCAAATATTCATACGTCTTCCTGTCAAAGCCTTTGACAATATCTCTTCAAAATCTGTATTTGTATATTCAAAAGTCTTAGAGGTACTGAGAATTTCACCCTGTTCGTTAAATAAAGCAACGGAAGTGGACGGAGTCGCCATAGCATGTTCCAATATAACTATCATTGTGCTCTGTGAGATCTGAGCCCGTACAATACCGTCCATTTTCGTGATATTATGAGGACTTGGAATAACGCGCAGTACTGATATGGCATTATTGTCTTTTTTTTCTTCCATGACCGAAGAAGGCAGCCAAGTCAGGACAGAATGGCTGTCTAAGAAGTTTCTGAACCAGAGACTGTGCTTCAAATTCTTCATACTCAAAAAATCCGTACTCTCAGTCACTGATGCGAGCCCCTGTTCCATATAGACCTGTACGGATTCAATATCCGAATTGTAACTAAACTGTCCCACAACACGGCTTAGTCTGTTTGCATCCAATCCCCAGAGGTTAACATCCTCATACCGTTTGGGATCTTCAGAGACAAGATTCTGAACCGTGTCACTGAATGCAATTGAATTCAATACTTCTTTGACCATTTCAGCACGATATTGCAGATGCGACTTGGTCTCCTCCAGCATTTTTTGAGCTGAGTACTTTGCCTGCTTCTCTGTTTCATTGGTGCTCAGATACAGATGAAGCAAGAGCAGCAGAATCAAAGGCAGGATGATAACCATTAAATAGGAAGCAAACAGCTTGTAACGGATACTAAAGTCAGCGAACGTCCTCCAGTTAATCCGTTTCATTTGGCCATCCTCTCCCTGTACTCCGAGGGCGTGCAACCTGCATATTTCTTGAAGAAGGTTGTAAAGTAATTGGCATCAGAAAAACCAGTCATGTCAGCTACTTCATACAGTTTTAGCCCTTTCGCCAGTAGAAGTTCTTTGGCTTTCTCCACTCTCAGGGAAGAGATATACTCTTTAATTGTACTTCCCCTCTGTTTTTTGAATAAGGAACTGAGATACGTCTCATTTAAACCTACATGATGGGCAATATCCGGAATTGAAAAACCTTTTTCATGAAAACGTTTGTGTATATATTGCAGTATTTCCCGCATCTTGGCGGAACTACCGTCCTGTTCAGACGATAACTGGAACAGATCCAGGAAGGAAAGAATGTACTCCTCCATACTTGAGAGATCGGGAACCTGGTCAATTTCCTTCCAGATGTATCGACGTTCTGTATCCTCATCCGTATCCGTGAACCCTAACTGTACAGCAACATCAAGAATGACCAGTAAAAATTGAAAATAGGAGTCCTTGAGCCGAATAATATCCAAATCACAGGCTAACCTTGCTTTCTTAGTCCAATTCATAATTAATTTGCGGGCAGCTTCAATATCTTCCTGTTGCAGAAAGTTACGTAAACGGCGAACCAAATCCCAATCCGTAGCCAATTCTTGGTTATCTCCAAGTTCACTGGCAAAAATTAATCGACTGCCATCGCTATAGTAATGAAGGCTACACGCATCCATCGCTGTTCTGTAGGAATCTGGAATCTTTACTCGTTCTTTTACTGACTCCCCAACTCCCATGCAAAAACGTATATTGTTGCCTATTATGTCGGTTACTTCTGCATAAAGTTTTTCCAGCACGCTACGTTGTTCCCTATAGGTGCTTCCGTAAGCTTCTGGTAGTATGAAAATCAAAAATTGTCTAGAGTCGAATCCACAAATGCAACGAAGTGAAGTAAGTGTGCTATTCATGCTCAGCCTACGTAATAAATCTTCCTGTAACTGTCTTGAGTCTTCAATACACTGAAGCCGCCTCCAGTATATGGATGAGACAATCGCGGTGTACACTCCTTCCGAAGGCAAAAGAAAAGTCTCTCTGCTCTCAAGAGCTCTCTGTACATTGAGTGAGCTCGGAACCGCGATTAACTTACGAACCATCTCCTGTCTCAGATAAGGGAGTCCTTCATCATAGGCGTTTTGCATTTGGCGTTCCTCAAGCCTTTTTTTCTCATCATGTTGTCTTGATTTAACGGCTTCCCCGACTGCCTCTCGAACTTTATCCAGATTAATTGGCTTCTCAATATAGTCAAGGGCATTCAGACGAATTGCTGACATTAAGTACTCTTTATCTGAGAATCCGCTCATGAACAACAGTTTGCATGATAAATCTTCTTCCCTGAGTAATTTAGCAAATTGTATGCCATCCATCTTCGGCATCCGGATATCACAGAGAACAATATCAGGGAGAAAACTACGGCATAAGTCTAGAGCAGCCAATCCATTACGTGCAGTCTCTACCTCATGAATACCTAATTTTCTCCATTCCACATGATTACACAGCATGTCCCTGGTTCTGTCTTCGTCATCTATGATCAGCAGCTTCATGATGTATTCCTCCTAAAAATCTCTATTGCATTAAGTTCTGATAACAAGAAAGCCGGTGGATTCCCCCCGGCTTAAATCTCATTTATTAAAAGTAGCCAATCCCCGTCCTTTAAATGGTCTATTGTGCCATATTCACAAAGTGAGGATTACGAAATCACCATACTTGTGTATGGTGATTCATTTATTTTATTACTGTTGAGGGTGTACAATCTACAGGGTAAAACTTGGATATTCTTTGTTTATTTTGTTAGCGCTTACTTACGCAATGCCCAAGTCTGCATATTTATACGAACTCCAGAAGGAAATGTACTGCCGGGATAGTCCCGTCAAGATTAAAAACTACACCACCATCAGTAGGTGTTCCTATAATGTTGGCAACAGGCGTACCCACTGTGTCCAGGGCAATGAGGGTTGCCGTCTGGCTTTGGACGAACAAAGAACCCTCAGCGGTGTCTGCATACAATTTACCTTGATGATCAACTATCGTAGTAAAACCATCAGAAGTGAAAATCGTTTCGTCCATTCCAGTGGGACCGATTAACGTAATAAGAAATGATTTTGCAACATCTATGTGATCACAGTTCACAGGTAATAAAGCGGCGGACAAACGATCATTGTTAACATTCAGGACAATATCCTTTGTTA
It includes:
- a CDS encoding carbohydrate ABC transporter permease gives rise to the protein MNKNKLNSAPIFQAFSYTVVAIVAILCLLPFIVLISGSISDEGQVLAKGYSFIPRGFSLDAYAFIFRNPAELLSAYRVSIIVAVVGTVLSLLISTMAAYVMYRKEVKYRNKLAFFLFFTTLFSGGLAPFFIWVTSYLHLKNTLAVLILLPMFNVMYVLILRSFIKGSVPEPLVESAKIDGAGDFRIFWQMVLPLCKPALASIGLFTILAYWNDWWTPMMFTDKQEYVPLQYMLYKMLSSMNMSAALAQHVSSLEMPKETFKLAMTVIATGPVVILFPFLQQYFVKGITIGAVKG
- a CDS encoding sugar ABC transporter permease; its protein translation is MNVKLERSVVTKPKKIKGLSPLQEIKKNWVLYLMFVPIAVFFIIFSYIPMTGIVMAFKEFNYRDGIFMSPWNGLENFEYFFQSGKAWIVTRNTILYNVVFLGLYTLFSILVAVLLSETYNKFFKKTAQTLMFLPYFISWVTVSAFVYNFFNYEFGIANVFLRNLGLEAMDIYSTESYWYLLLPLLYVWKWVGFGSVLYLAAIVGIDQEIYEAATIDGASRFQKIMKITLPLLKPTAVVLILLGLGRVMRGEFDMFYQLIGNNGALMNATDIIDTLVFRSLMGTQDFGMASSVGLYQSVLTLIIILIANYLVRRYDKENALF
- a CDS encoding sensor histidine kinase — protein: MKRINWRTFADFSIRYKLFASYLMVIILPLILLLLLHLYLSTNETEKQAKYSAQKMLEETKSHLQYRAEMVKEVLNSIAFSDTVQNLVSEDPKRYEDVNLWGLDANRLSRVVGQFSYNSDIESVQVYMEQGLASVTESTDFLSMKNLKHSLWFRNFLDSHSVLTWLPSSVMEEKKDNNAISVLRVIPSPHNITKMDGIVRAQISQSTMIVILEHAMATPSTSVALFNEQGEILSTSKTFEYTNTDFEEILSKALTGRRMNIWEDNLEFNGQRILLGLQEIPQTDMRVAMIVPYTDILKSSNAMRDRLIFIFLLIIPLTLVLSFVVAGSATKRLRKLTRHVRKVKNGDFGMNPLPVNQDEIGELISNFNVMVDNVSRLLEETYTLGREVKNKELKALQAQINPHFLYNTLELINAMAISSGNEEISKVVDRLALFYRLSLSNGRESVTLESELKHVESYVSIQNMRFNNAITLTINVSPELLHCEVPKIMLQPLIENAILHGILETDSEKGEILVSARTEEGNLLVEVNDNGVGIDEEVLENILNSSVSKGTGDLAYGTFRSVLS
- a CDS encoding response regulator, which codes for MKLLIIDDEDRTRDMLCNHVEWRKLGIHEVETARNGLAALDLCRSFLPDIVLCDIRMPKMDGIQFAKLLREEDLSCKLLFMSGFSDKEYLMSAIRLNALDYIEKPINLDKVREAVGEAVKSRQHDEKKRLEERQMQNAYDEGLPYLRQEMVRKLIAVPSSLNVQRALESRETFLLPSEGVYTAIVSSIYWRRLQCIEDSRQLQEDLLRRLSMNSTLTSLRCICGFDSRQFLIFILPEAYGSTYREQRSVLEKLYAEVTDIIGNNIRFCMGVGESVKERVKIPDSYRTAMDACSLHYYSDGSRLIFASELGDNQELATDWDLVRRLRNFLQQEDIEAARKLIMNWTKKARLACDLDIIRLKDSYFQFLLVILDVAVQLGFTDTDEDTERRYIWKEIDQVPDLSSMEEYILSFLDLFQLSSEQDGSSAKMREILQYIHKRFHEKGFSIPDIAHHVGLNETYLSSLFKKQRGSTIKEYISSLRVEKAKELLLAKGLKLYEVADMTGFSDANYFTTFFKKYAGCTPSEYRERMAK